A genomic segment from Labilithrix sp. encodes:
- a CDS encoding trypsin-like peptidase domain-containing protein has product MLRSAVIAAALAMVGCHGASAKSPAAASAGSTPAATCDRLAGDLVAFGEVLETASANAKLRVVTYAGLLELLLSFESASKELDVELASLGETAGMEKTRASLARSIQFARSEREALEKHAKEIAPLARETQQAWVALRAACEGPRRAPECSGVRDAIGKYDGADTSEAHEKAVAALGALKITTPALVKARDRATKASKAASVAIAARRETTNAMPQRWAEVQKDLASSVDGLVASCKGEPHPSSQLVAAAKPDPRKLTVLVHVRPPAGVERQLLALSASARDPGEKAFYRARAEGAFGSGFFLVQKGAKNKPEVLVVTNRHVVELGDVAALELADGTSLGQAEIVYANPAHDLAVLRPTGKLTVKEGFAFADQPVKDQQTVIATGFPGMIGRPSYQTTKGYVSNESFRLDEGMRPLTYVQHTAPIDPGSSGGPLTDEAGHIVGVNTLKVSGRENVGLAVPSKYVLSTLQVASSIEAHHAKGARLACLGFVAELGAAEPRMLVLEQMISNHLVAGDGLEAAAALSSEPGFEELWNDDSVRAMRIATLVKLRTLIMGGGGPSVLETCDDADTKADTAKYRIRMGNFETRELLLRWEHGRWKIDGLDAKGAAAARPGSKKLPAAGPGGSRKVAPPKKRP; this is encoded by the coding sequence ATGTTGCGCTCCGCCGTCATCGCCGCCGCGCTCGCGATGGTCGGGTGCCACGGCGCGTCCGCGAAGTCGCCCGCGGCGGCGAGCGCGGGCAGCACGCCCGCGGCGACGTGCGATCGGCTCGCGGGGGACCTCGTCGCGTTCGGCGAGGTCCTCGAGACCGCGTCCGCGAACGCGAAGCTCCGCGTCGTCACCTACGCCGGGCTCCTCGAGCTGCTCCTCTCCTTCGAGTCCGCGAGCAAGGAGCTCGACGTCGAGCTCGCGTCGCTCGGCGAGACGGCGGGGATGGAGAAGACGCGCGCGTCGCTCGCGCGATCGATCCAGTTCGCGCGGTCGGAGCGGGAGGCGCTCGAGAAGCACGCGAAGGAGATCGCGCCGCTCGCGCGCGAGACGCAGCAAGCCTGGGTCGCGCTGCGCGCGGCGTGCGAGGGACCGCGGCGCGCGCCCGAGTGCAGCGGCGTGCGCGACGCGATCGGCAAGTACGACGGCGCGGACACGAGCGAGGCGCACGAGAAGGCGGTGGCCGCGCTCGGCGCGCTGAAGATCACGACGCCGGCGCTCGTGAAGGCGCGCGACCGCGCGACGAAGGCGAGCAAGGCGGCCTCCGTCGCGATCGCGGCGCGGCGCGAGACGACCAACGCGATGCCGCAGCGCTGGGCCGAGGTGCAGAAGGACCTCGCCTCGTCGGTCGACGGGCTCGTCGCGTCGTGCAAGGGTGAGCCGCATCCGTCGTCGCAGCTCGTCGCGGCGGCGAAGCCGGATCCGCGGAAGCTCACCGTGCTCGTGCACGTGCGCCCGCCGGCGGGGGTCGAGCGGCAGCTCCTCGCGCTCTCGGCGTCGGCGCGCGATCCCGGCGAGAAGGCCTTCTACCGCGCGCGGGCGGAGGGCGCGTTCGGGAGCGGCTTCTTCCTCGTCCAGAAGGGCGCGAAGAACAAGCCCGAGGTCCTCGTCGTCACGAACCGTCACGTCGTCGAGCTCGGCGACGTCGCGGCGCTCGAGCTCGCGGACGGCACGTCGCTCGGCCAGGCCGAGATCGTCTACGCGAACCCGGCCCACGACCTCGCGGTGCTGCGGCCGACCGGCAAGCTCACGGTGAAGGAGGGCTTCGCGTTCGCGGATCAGCCGGTGAAGGACCAGCAGACCGTCATCGCGACCGGCTTCCCCGGGATGATCGGGCGGCCCTCGTACCAGACGACGAAGGGCTACGTGTCGAACGAGAGCTTCCGCCTCGACGAAGGGATGCGCCCGCTCACGTACGTGCAGCACACCGCGCCGATCGATCCCGGCTCGAGCGGCGGCCCGCTCACGGACGAGGCGGGCCACATCGTCGGCGTGAACACGCTCAAGGTGAGCGGGCGCGAGAACGTCGGCCTCGCGGTGCCGTCGAAGTACGTGCTCTCCACGTTGCAGGTCGCGAGCTCGATCGAGGCGCACCACGCGAAGGGCGCGCGCCTCGCGTGCCTCGGCTTCGTCGCGGAGCTCGGCGCCGCGGAGCCGCGCATGCTCGTGCTCGAGCAGATGATCTCGAACCACCTCGTCGCGGGGGACGGCCTCGAGGCGGCGGCGGCGCTCAGCAGCGAGCCCGGCTTCGAGGAGCTCTGGAACGACGACAGCGTCCGCGCGATGCGCATCGCGACGCTGGTGAAGCTGCGCACGCTCATCATGGGCGGCGGCGGACCGTCGGTGCTCGAGACGTGCGACGACGCCGACACGAAGGCGGACACCGCGAAGTACCGCATCCGGATGGGGAACTTCGAGACGCGCGAGCTCCTCTTGCGGTGGGAGCACGGCCGCTGGAAGATCGACGGCCTCGACGCGAAGGGCGCCGCCGCCGCGCGACCGGGCAGCAAGAAGCTCCCCGCCGCAGGGCCGGGCGGATCGCGTAAGGTGGCGCCTCCCAAGAAGCGCCCATGA
- a CDS encoding TlpA family protein disulfide reductase: protein MRRSALVLALFAVACGPKEGEGPPVGVSTKSGSSEIERVEKAAVFAFDPLDDERPVSSEAFRGKPAVICFVTTGDLNSQAQASYLVHMAKNDGDRVSYAMVALHPRKEIVLVETYRQTLGVEFPVALADAAATSSAGPFGEIPAVPTTVILDRQGRMVWKHTGLAKHEEIRGHMHGL, encoded by the coding sequence TTGCGGCGGTCCGCGCTCGTCCTCGCGCTCTTTGCCGTGGCCTGCGGCCCGAAAGAAGGGGAGGGGCCGCCGGTCGGCGTGTCCACGAAATCGGGATCGTCCGAGATCGAACGGGTCGAGAAGGCGGCCGTCTTCGCGTTCGACCCGCTCGACGACGAGCGGCCGGTGAGCTCCGAGGCCTTCCGCGGAAAGCCGGCCGTGATCTGCTTCGTCACGACCGGCGACCTCAACAGCCAGGCCCAGGCGAGCTACCTCGTCCACATGGCCAAGAACGACGGCGACCGCGTGTCGTACGCGATGGTGGCGCTCCATCCACGGAAGGAGATCGTGCTGGTCGAGACCTACCGGCAGACGCTCGGGGTCGAGTTCCCGGTCGCGCTCGCCGACGCGGCGGCGACCTCGAGCGCGGGACCCTTCGGCGAGATCCCGGCCGTCCCGACGACGGTCATCCTCGATCGGCAGGGCCGGATGGTGTGGAAGCACACCGGCCTCGCGAAGCACGAGGAGATCCGCGGTCACATGCACGGGCTTTGA
- a CDS encoding DUF1624 domain-containing protein, with amino-acid sequence MTPDDAPASPPRDEDPAAAPKAEAEPKVVPVLGPRPRVAAIDVLRGLVMVIMSIDHASEMFNSGRLFTDSIRWYEPGQELPAAQFFTRWITHLCAPTFVALAGTSLAISTESRRLRGKSEKAIDLHILSRGFAILLFEVVWMSPVMLRPGRFLFQVLYAIGGSLVCMVVLRRLGDRTLLVVGLLLAFCSEMIVGFFAGVGELDSLGVGLFAAGGFFFDRRLIVAYPIVPWLSMMCIGWAFGRHIVVWRAAGKDETRLATRALAIAGAVSLVLFALVRGKNAFGNMRLHREDGSLVQWLHVSKYPPSFTYVTLELGIAALLLAAFLWIGPRRVLEPLRLLGQTALFYYLLHIHVLKLVAVVTGTEGKLGIVSAYVGGLAIAAALYLPCRWYRGYKSAHADGWTRFV; translated from the coding sequence ATGACCCCCGACGACGCTCCCGCCTCCCCGCCGCGCGACGAAGACCCCGCCGCGGCGCCGAAGGCGGAGGCGGAGCCGAAGGTGGTCCCCGTGCTCGGGCCGCGGCCGCGCGTGGCGGCGATCGACGTGCTGCGCGGGCTCGTGATGGTGATCATGTCGATCGACCACGCGTCCGAGATGTTCAACTCCGGGCGGCTCTTCACCGATTCCATCCGCTGGTACGAGCCGGGTCAGGAGCTGCCCGCCGCGCAGTTCTTCACGCGCTGGATCACCCATCTCTGCGCCCCCACGTTCGTCGCGCTCGCGGGGACGTCGCTCGCGATCTCGACCGAGTCGCGGCGCCTGCGCGGCAAGAGCGAGAAGGCGATCGATCTCCACATCCTCTCGCGCGGCTTCGCGATCCTCCTCTTCGAGGTCGTCTGGATGTCGCCGGTGATGCTCCGGCCGGGGCGCTTCCTCTTCCAGGTGCTCTACGCGATCGGCGGATCGCTCGTGTGCATGGTCGTGCTGCGGCGGCTCGGGGATCGGACGCTCCTCGTCGTCGGCCTCCTCCTCGCGTTCTGCAGCGAGATGATCGTCGGCTTCTTCGCCGGCGTCGGCGAGCTCGACTCGCTCGGGGTCGGGCTCTTCGCGGCGGGCGGGTTCTTCTTCGATCGCCGCCTCATCGTCGCGTACCCGATCGTCCCCTGGCTCTCGATGATGTGCATCGGCTGGGCGTTCGGGCGGCACATCGTCGTGTGGCGCGCCGCGGGCAAGGACGAGACGCGCCTCGCCACGCGCGCGCTCGCGATCGCCGGCGCGGTGAGCCTCGTGCTGTTCGCGCTCGTCCGCGGGAAGAACGCGTTCGGCAACATGCGCCTCCATCGCGAGGACGGCTCGCTCGTGCAGTGGCTGCACGTCAGCAAGTACCCGCCGAGCTTCACGTACGTGACGCTCGAGCTCGGCATCGCCGCGCTCCTGCTCGCCGCGTTCCTCTGGATCGGGCCGCGCCGCGTCCTCGAGCCGCTGCGGCTCCTCGGGCAGACCGCCCTCTTCTATTACCTGCTCCACATCCACGTGCTGAAGCTCGTCGCGGTGGTGACGGGGACGGAGGGCAAGCTCGGCATCGTCTCCGCCTACGTCGGCGGGCTCGCGATCGCGGCGGCGCTCTACCTTCCGTGCCGGTGGTACCGCGGCTACAAGTCGGCGCACGCCGACGGCTGGACGCGCTTCGTCTGA
- a CDS encoding AMP-binding protein — MSLLLERFLARGEDARTAVIDDSGEHSYASLVRRARGVAAALGDVSGDRVAVLALPGVDFLASFYGALLAGRALIVLTPIHPAAELRYYCEDAGVGTVVASASLAKLAPPLDVRDVSALAAYEPAPLPPIAAGAPALQLYTSGTTGKPKGAVLTHANLAIQQELVGAAWGFRESDVLLHSLPLHHMHGLAIALLTAIGAGATARMLRSFDAVAIWNEMARATVFMGVPSMYHRLFAAFDAADDATRARWSANARQLRLATSGSAALPVTLAERWRAVNGKIPLERFGMTEIGVGITNPLDGPRHAGHVGQPLPTVETRIVDDEGEDADTGELWIRGPSVFVGYHQKEAETARAFVAASDGGTPWFRTGDTVMREPSLEGRPFKILGRTSVDILKSGGYKLSALEIEEVLRRHPDVDDVAVVGVPDEAWGERVVACVQAHRACEAEALRAFVKEHLAPYKVPKQVLFFDALPRNALGKVVKPDLVKQLV; from the coding sequence GTGAGTCTGCTTCTGGAGCGGTTCCTCGCGCGCGGGGAGGACGCGCGGACGGCGGTGATCGACGACAGCGGCGAGCACTCGTACGCCTCGCTCGTGCGGCGCGCGCGCGGCGTGGCGGCGGCGCTCGGCGACGTGAGCGGAGACCGCGTCGCCGTGCTCGCCCTGCCCGGCGTCGACTTCCTCGCCTCCTTCTACGGCGCGCTCCTCGCCGGACGCGCGCTCATCGTCCTCACCCCGATCCATCCCGCCGCCGAGCTCCGCTACTACTGCGAAGACGCCGGCGTCGGCACCGTCGTCGCGTCCGCCTCGCTCGCGAAGCTCGCGCCGCCGCTCGACGTCCGCGACGTGAGCGCGCTCGCCGCGTACGAGCCCGCGCCGCTGCCGCCGATCGCCGCGGGCGCGCCCGCGCTGCAGCTCTACACGAGCGGCACGACCGGCAAGCCGAAGGGCGCCGTGCTCACGCACGCGAACCTCGCGATCCAGCAGGAGCTCGTCGGCGCGGCGTGGGGGTTTCGCGAGAGCGACGTGCTCCTCCACTCGCTGCCGCTCCATCACATGCACGGCCTCGCGATCGCGCTGCTCACCGCGATCGGCGCCGGAGCTACCGCGCGGATGCTTCGCTCCTTCGACGCGGTCGCGATCTGGAACGAGATGGCGCGCGCCACCGTCTTCATGGGCGTGCCCTCGATGTACCACCGTCTCTTCGCCGCCTTCGACGCCGCCGACGACGCGACGCGCGCGCGCTGGTCGGCCAACGCGCGTCAGCTGCGGCTCGCGACGAGCGGCAGCGCGGCGCTCCCGGTCACGCTCGCGGAGCGGTGGCGCGCGGTGAACGGGAAGATCCCGCTCGAGCGCTTCGGCATGACCGAGATCGGCGTCGGCATCACGAACCCGCTCGACGGACCGCGCCACGCCGGCCACGTCGGGCAACCGCTGCCGACGGTCGAGACGCGCATCGTCGACGACGAAGGCGAGGACGCCGACACCGGCGAGCTCTGGATCCGCGGGCCGTCCGTGTTCGTCGGGTATCACCAGAAGGAAGCCGAGACCGCGCGCGCGTTCGTCGCCGCGAGCGACGGCGGGACGCCGTGGTTTCGCACCGGCGACACGGTGATGCGTGAGCCGAGCCTCGAGGGACGACCGTTCAAGATCCTGGGGCGTACCAGCGTCGACATCCTCAAGAGCGGCGGCTACAAGCTGTCCGCGCTCGAGATCGAGGAGGTGCTGCGCCGCCACCCCGACGTCGACGACGTCGCGGTCGTCGGCGTGCCGGACGAGGCGTGGGGCGAGCGCGTCGTCGCGTGCGTGCAGGCGCATCGCGCGTGCGAGGCCGAGGCGCTGCGCGCGTTCGTCAAGGAGCACCTCGCGCCGTACAAGGTCCCGAAGCAGGTCCTCTTCTTCGACGCGCTCCCGCGCAACGCGCTCGGCAAGGTCGTGAAGCCCGACCTCGTGAAGCAGCTCGTCTGA